A section of the Pseudorasbora parva isolate DD20220531a chromosome 2, ASM2467924v1, whole genome shotgun sequence genome encodes:
- the LOC137049141 gene encoding uncharacterized protein — protein sequence MEFNLSDENLLPLDAVDFGLHFRLALFEAAGISDRAEQVMRRRCRDYMLELSKEIRKTLPDNIKQLEALKFLSPSHALSSSKPRIDDLPFFHLFKGDVGKAEQQWRVIHTMEWKNAEDGRAEDFWLEVSAYTDTAVHAVCFSQDIREILRKSGGSSVISSLDRDKHLSLKERRQMVRFLVSYLMERFGENPSAEIIKEMALALTAQFPCLKNNEGHGYESWYTPGRYRHPATGYLEERLRNVRKRVRAPHSQRRHSHTQIFLNSTSRPSFPLPEESESSLTEVHTMIEWLKNNRSPRSQVEEFIKRTAPHRAAWIRASGTKTVEEINREYPRLHDFPGMVLCVRGQCGSSSEKERIGEVGVPHQDDFR from the exons ATGGAGTTTAACCTTTCTGATGAGAATCTTTTGCCGCTTGATGCTGTAGACTTTGGGCTGCACTTCCGTCTTGCTTTGTTTGAAGCCGCTGGAATAAGTGACCGAGCTGAACAGGTCATGAGACGCAGGTGCAGGGACTACATGCTAGAGTTATCAAAGGAAATTAGGAAGACACTTCCAGATAACATTAAACAGTTAGAGGCTCTCAAATTCCTGTCACCGAGTCATGCTCTGTCATCAAGTAAGCCAAGGATTGATGATCTTCCCTTTTTCCACCTCTTCAAGGGAGATGTAGGAAAAGCAGAGCAACAGTGGAGAGTAATTCACACTATGGAATGGAAAAATGCAGAAGATGGCAGGGCAGAGGACTTCTGGCTAGAAGTTTCTGCATACACAGATACTGCAG TTCATGCAGTCTGCTTTTCACAGGATATACGAGAAATACTCCGAAAATCTGGAGGATCTTCAGTAATATCATCTTTAGACCGAGACAAACACCTGAGCCTCAAGGAGCGACGTCAGATGGTGCGGTTCTTAGTTTCTTATTTGATGGAAAGATTTGGGGAAAA CCCATCGGCTGAGATCATAAAGGAGATGGCTTTGGCACTAACTGCCCAGTTTCCCTGCCTGAAGAACAATGAGGGACATGGATAT GAGTCGTGGTATACACCTGGCCGTTATCGTCATCCTGCAACAGGTTACCTGGAAGAAAGACTCCGCAATGTGAGGAAACGTGTTCGAGCCCCACACAGTCAGAGACGGCACAGCCATACGCAGATATTCCTGAATTCCACATCCCGACCAAGTTTTCCACTGCCAG AAGAGTCTGAGTCATCTTTGACTGAAGTTCACACAATGATTGAGTGGCTAAAGAATAACAGAAGCCCTCGTAGCCAAGTTGAGGAGTTCATCAAACGTACAGCGCCTCATCGAGCTGCATGGATTCGAGCCTCTGGAACAAAAACTGTTGAGGAAATAAACAGAGAATATCCCAGACTTCATGACTTTCCTGGCATG GTGCTCTGTGTCAGAGGTCAATGTGGCAGCTCTTCTGAGAAAGAGAGGATTGGAGAAGTTGGTGTCCCGCACCAGGATGATTTTAGATGA